In Desulfosudis oleivorans Hxd3, the DNA window GGATCGAGGCGGGCAAGCTGAAACCCCAGCCCAAGTACTCTTTTGAGGTGGGTGATGAGGTGCGGGTGACCGAAGGTCCCTTTGCCACCTTCAGTGGCCTGGTGGAGACCGTGAACCAAGAGAAGGGAAAGCTGCGGGTCCTGGTGAGCATCTTCGGGCGTTCCACGCCGGTTGAACTGGATTTCATGCAGGTTGCGAAACTATAACAGGTTTGGAGTAGACAATGGCAAAAAAAGTTACAGGACAGATAAAGTTGCAGGTCACGGCCGGCAAGGCCAACCCGTCACCGCCTATCGGCCCGGCCCTGGGTCAGCACGGCGTCAACATCATGGATTTCTGCAAGGCGTTTAACGCCCGGACGGCGGACCAGGAAGGGATGATCATTCCCGTGGTCATCACGGTGTATGCGGACAAATCTTTTTCGTTTATCACCAAGACCCCGCCGGCTGCCATTCTGCTGAAAAAGGCGGCCAAGATCGCCAAGGGCTCCGCCGTACCCAACAAGGACAAGATCGGCAAGGTGTCCATGCAGGATGTGGAAGAGATCGCCAGGTTGAAGATGCCTGACCTGAATGCCACGGACCTGGACGCCGCCTGCAGGATTATTCAAGGGACCGCCCGAAGCATGGGCATCGAGATTGTACAATAGGAGAGAGCACAGATGGCCAAGAAAGGGAAAAAAATTGTCGCCGCCCAGCAGAAAGTCGACGCTGATCGCAAGTACGACATTTCCGAAGGGATAGACACGGCGCTTCAGGCGCGTTTTGCCGGTTTTGATGAAAGCGTGGATATTGCCGTCCGCCTGGGTGTAGATCCCCGTCATGCCGACCAGATGGTCCGCGGGTCCGTGGTGCTGCCCCACGGCACGGGCAAGGAGATCAAAATTCTGGTGTTTGCCAAGGGCGAGAAGGAAAAGGAGGCCCTGGACGCCGGCGCTGATTTCGTGGGCAACGACGAGTTGATTGAGGACATCAAGAACGGCTGGTTCGGTTTTGACAAGGCCGTGGCCACACCGGACATGATGGGCGCCGTGGGCAAGATCGGCAAGCTGCTGGGCCCCCGGGGCCTGATGCCCAACGCCAAGACCGGAACGGTTACCTTTGACGTGGCCAGGGCCGTGAATGACCTGAAGGCCGGCAAGATCGACTTTCGGGTCGACAAGGCCGGCATTGTTCACGCGCCGCTGGGAAAGGCCTCCTTCGGCACCGAGAAGCTGCAGGATAACATGCTGGCCCTGCTCAGGATGCTGGTCGCCATGAAGCCGGCCACCAGCAAGGGGGCCTACATGAGAAGCCTTGCCGTATCCACCTCCATGGGCGCCGGTGTCCGGCTGGACCCGCTACTGGTAAAGGACGCGGTAAAATAACAGGGATCTTGCCGGCGACGGCTCGACCCTCTTTGCGTAGGATATTTTAACTGCGCTGTTTGAAACCGTTCAGACGGCGTGCATTATTTTCTGTCAAAGA includes these proteins:
- the rplK gene encoding 50S ribosomal protein L11; the protein is MAKKVTGQIKLQVTAGKANPSPPIGPALGQHGVNIMDFCKAFNARTADQEGMIIPVVITVYADKSFSFITKTPPAAILLKKAAKIAKGSAVPNKDKIGKVSMQDVEEIARLKMPDLNATDLDAACRIIQGTARSMGIEIVQ
- the rplA gene encoding 50S ribosomal protein L1, yielding MAKKGKKIVAAQQKVDADRKYDISEGIDTALQARFAGFDESVDIAVRLGVDPRHADQMVRGSVVLPHGTGKEIKILVFAKGEKEKEALDAGADFVGNDELIEDIKNGWFGFDKAVATPDMMGAVGKIGKLLGPRGLMPNAKTGTVTFDVARAVNDLKAGKIDFRVDKAGIVHAPLGKASFGTEKLQDNMLALLRMLVAMKPATSKGAYMRSLAVSTSMGAGVRLDPLLVKDAVK